In Helicobacter sp. 12S02232-10, the following proteins share a genomic window:
- a CDS encoding sialidase family protein has translation MKKVYFVLTVILLGGVFLYLYPQHPNNKLNFQITLTPTPYTRPYFSKTDIPMPPKVPSAHAATLIYLENGDLLTAFFGGSREGARDVKIYGSIYDVKKHKWSQPFIMLTKEELSQKSHQYIKKLGNPVLYRDKNKIYLFVTGTNIGGWATSKIYQLYMYNFIPNKNFTYQGTLQLSPFLNISNLVRSIPVKTNDGGFYLPIYHELADKYALILKFDSSGKLTSIIKPNGLHRQLQPSLSPISDSSCLVVFRNHDRYDNTMFSQICLKGGERWLKPEMTNIKNYNNSANLINFNKDIYLIHNTLDLNPNLERGTLTLSKMMSPTEFKKIFDLDHTTSPNGEVSYPTTITDGDNIDIVYTYNRKNIRHIRFNRSYLKARQ, from the coding sequence ATGAAAAAAGTTTATTTTGTCTTAACAGTAATCTTATTGGGAGGAGTTTTTTTATATCTTTATCCCCAACACCCCAATAATAAACTAAATTTTCAAATTACACTCACTCCTACCCCTTATACCCGTCCATATTTCTCAAAAACAGATATTCCAATGCCGCCAAAAGTTCCATCTGCACATGCTGCAACCCTTATATACCTTGAAAATGGAGACTTACTGACCGCTTTTTTCGGCGGAAGCAGGGAGGGAGCTAGAGATGTCAAGATTTATGGAAGCATTTATGATGTCAAAAAACATAAATGGAGCCAACCTTTCATAATGCTCACCAAAGAGGAATTAAGTCAAAAATCGCACCAATACATTAAAAAACTTGGAAATCCTGTACTTTATAGAGATAAAAATAAAATTTATCTCTTTGTTACCGGCACAAATATAGGCGGATGGGCGACAAGCAAAATTTACCAACTTTATATGTATAATTTTATCCCAAATAAAAATTTCACCTATCAAGGAACTCTCCAACTAAGTCCATTTCTAAATATTAGCAATCTTGTCCGATCCATACCCGTTAAAACAAATGATGGCGGGTTTTATCTTCCCATTTATCACGAGCTTGCAGACAAATACGCCTTGATTCTCAAATTTGATTCTTCAGGCAAACTCACCTCCATCATCAAACCTAACGGATTGCACAGACAACTCCAGCCAAGTTTAAGTCCAATTTCAGATAGCAGCTGTCTAGTAGTTTTTCGCAACCACGATCGTTATGACAACACAATGTTTTCTCAAATCTGTCTAAAAGGTGGGGAACGTTGGCTAAAGCCGGAAATGACAAATATAAAAAATTATAACAATTCTGCCAATCTGATTAATTTCAATAAAGATATTTACCTCATCCACAACACGCTTGATTTAAATCCTAATTTAGAAAGAGGAACGCTCACACTTTCAAAAATGATGTCCCCAACCGAATTTAAAAAGATCTTTGATCTTGATCATACAACTTCTCCAAACGGAGAAGTGAGCTATCCAACAACCATTACCGACGGGGATAACATTGATATAGTCTATACCTATAATAGAAAAAATATTCGCCATATTCGGTTTAATCGATCTTATCTTAAGGCTAGACAATGA
- the pyrC gene encoding dihydroorotase, translated as MEEITLYSPLDMHLHLREGEMLKNIIDFTTSQFSGAVIMPNLSIPITTTRLAMQYKKEILSNSKDKNFTPFITLYLTDALNEEELRTAKNNGIKILKLYPKGATTNSQNGLGEILTPRTLKIFEMAQELGFMLSIHGETNGFCMEREYEFKQIFASIAKDFPKLKIIIEHMSDHRSIELLESYENIYATLTFHHITMTLDDILGAGLKPHHFCKPILKTPKDKEMLLKLALEAHPKVSFGSDSAPHLEKNKLKDNASAGIFSSPAILCALCELFEKYGKLQNLQAFVSDNARINYGISNLPKKEIKLYKKHSSIPSQIKLIQNNIVPLNGGRLLEWTQAL; from the coding sequence ATGGAAGAAATCACCCTATACAGCCCTCTTGATATGCATCTGCATTTAAGAGAAGGAGAGATGCTTAAAAACATTATTGACTTCACCACTTCTCAATTCAGCGGTGCTGTCATAATGCCAAATCTCTCTATCCCTATCACCACAACCCGCCTTGCAATGCAGTATAAGAAAGAAATTCTTAGTAATTCTAAAGATAAGAACTTTACTCCTTTCATAACACTTTATCTCACTGATGCATTAAATGAAGAAGAACTCAGAACTGCCAAAAACAATGGCATTAAAATTCTCAAACTTTACCCCAAAGGCGCGACCACAAATTCTCAAAATGGGCTTGGAGAAATTCTCACTCCAAGAACCTTAAAGATATTTGAAATGGCTCAAGAACTTGGTTTTATGCTCTCCATTCATGGCGAAACCAACGGATTTTGTATGGAACGAGAATATGAATTTAAACAAATTTTTGCATCCATTGCAAAGGACTTTCCCAAACTTAAAATCATCATTGAGCATATGAGCGATCATCGCAGCATTGAGCTTTTAGAAAGCTACGAAAATATTTATGCAACCCTCACGTTTCATCATATTACAATGACCCTAGATGATATTTTGGGCGCAGGTTTAAAACCCCATCATTTCTGCAAACCCATCTTAAAAACTCCAAAAGACAAAGAAATGCTTCTAAAGCTCGCTTTAGAAGCCCATCCAAAAGTGAGTTTTGGATCTGATAGTGCCCCACATTTAGAAAAAAATAAGCTTAAAGACAATGCGTCTGCAGGTATTTTTTCATCACCAGCAATTCTATGTGCCCTATGCGAACTCTTCGAAAAATATGGCAAGCTTCAAAATCTGCAAGCTTTTGTGAGTGATAATGCTAGAATCAACTATGGCATTTCAAATCTGCCAAAAAAAGAAATTAAATTATATAAAAAACATTCCTCAATCCCAAGTCAAATCAAATTGATACAAAATAATATTGTTCCCTTAAATGGGGGGCGATTACTCGAATGGACTCAAGCTTTATGA
- a CDS encoding chemotaxis protein CheX encodes MQIIHKSFFDVIQKSINMTPQDSIMPLKKGYLSSIEMLESGIVVYLAFNKAFLKIMCKHFLSEEQPSEEMLIDMAKELANLTTGRAKVIVQEKGGSFSISTPKYLGIKCIKNYDKGLHFRLKNGRCSIFIRGQ; translated from the coding sequence ATGCAAATTATTCATAAAAGTTTTTTTGATGTCATACAAAAAAGCATTAATATGACCCCTCAAGATTCTATTATGCCCCTCAAAAAAGGCTATTTATCCTCAATAGAAATGCTTGAAAGTGGCATAGTGGTTTATTTGGCCTTTAATAAAGCTTTTTTAAAGATTATGTGCAAGCATTTTTTATCAGAAGAGCAGCCTTCAGAAGAAATGCTTATTGATATGGCAAAAGAGCTTGCCAACCTCACCACAGGACGGGCAAAAGTAATCGTACAGGAAAAAGGTGGTAGTTTCAGTATTTCCACCCCTAAATATCTGGGAATAAAATGCATCAAAAACTATGACAAGGGTCTTCATTTCAGACTTAAAAACGGACGTTGTAGCATTTTTATAAGAGGCCAATGA
- a CDS encoding FeoA family protein codes for MTLDQCEKGKSYKIKNINFCDNALKNRFISFGITKNTIITLLHCSTKKSTLAILINQSQIALRDHEAKFIEVEQIA; via the coding sequence ATGACACTGGATCAATGCGAAAAAGGCAAATCATATAAAATAAAAAATATTAATTTCTGTGACAATGCTTTAAAAAATCGTTTTATATCATTTGGTATTACAAAAAATACTATCATCACACTCTTACACTGTTCGACAAAAAAATCAACTCTAGCTATCCTTATCAACCAATCTCAAATTGCTCTGCGGGATCACGAGGCAAAATTTATTGAAGTCGAACAGATTGCCTGA
- a CDS encoding alkaline phosphatase family protein produces the protein MMKILNTLLQSVVFSLFLSLLFICLRIAFILLTPNEALESANFQNILQSLIDGAKYDNRTVATAGIIFFLLAFAFIANRFQKQILLFYAGFIFFICIFLSIANMAFYNIYGSTFDGNLLGIIFDDQKAIFKTGIQGNYHISTKIISLLLASFSTFYIYAKIVNLIQKLASQKICIQHLKIFVLGSFVIFAGIILVFINSHLGFKALSLDQHIHPSKDPFLRKITPGAFRDLYFVYRDYKKITNSKFSDFYDKSPTQAVKDFFNLPQNAKPPFDLSKLLLHTSTNTSEVKIKHIFYIVSESLSEWHFDPEFDAIGLTSGLKSLLDGKHGFKIQNFLENAPGTIKSLDVQITGLFQTDIPINTMIGDLPLFPTAIAGIMQKLGYDTRFYYGGSGIWQKLDRYTSAEGFNKILYNANILDYAKNKPYLKPLENIWGVYDHILFDYIIQNTMDSKHPTFNMIMTTSNHPPYDVNLKAFGVPLEKIKNFLKTHFLNKQRFQEADENVLGHIWWYDKQITHFIKEASKLFPQSLFVITGDHFDRMYPLTKRDNRIIKSIPLILYAPSLTPKQISDIGSHIDIAPSIVELVAPKGFQYDSFGKPLFTNNHTLKFKDDGYALGYFAIATNRFIYTPDFGIQYRNAPPLPKKI, from the coding sequence ATGATGAAAATTCTCAACACTTTACTTCAATCTGTCGTTTTTAGCTTATTCCTTAGTCTTTTATTTATATGTCTTCGTATTGCTTTTATTCTTTTAACACCAAATGAGGCATTGGAAAGTGCAAATTTTCAAAATATTCTTCAATCTCTTATTGATGGAGCTAAATACGATAATAGAACGGTAGCCACTGCAGGAATTATCTTTTTCTTGTTGGCATTTGCCTTTATCGCTAATCGTTTTCAAAAACAAATCCTTCTATTTTATGCGGGATTTATATTTTTCATCTGCATTTTTTTAAGTATAGCTAATATGGCGTTTTACAATATCTATGGCAGCACATTTGATGGGAATCTTTTAGGTATTATTTTTGATGATCAAAAGGCAATTTTCAAAACCGGTATACAAGGCAACTATCACATCAGCACCAAAATTATTTCTTTGCTTTTAGCAAGTTTTAGCACTTTTTATATTTACGCCAAAATAGTCAATCTCATACAAAAACTTGCTTCCCAAAAAATATGCATACAACATCTTAAAATATTTGTTTTAGGTTCATTTGTCATATTTGCAGGCATTATACTTGTTTTTATCAATTCTCATTTGGGGTTTAAAGCCCTTTCACTTGACCAACACATTCACCCTTCAAAAGATCCTTTTTTGAGAAAAATCACTCCGGGTGCTTTTCGTGATCTCTATTTTGTCTATAGAGATTATAAAAAAATTACAAACTCAAAGTTTTCAGATTTTTATGACAAATCCCCGACTCAAGCTGTAAAAGATTTTTTCAATTTGCCTCAAAATGCAAAGCCCCCTTTTGATCTTTCCAAGCTCCTTTTACATACAAGCACAAACACTTCTGAAGTTAAAATTAAACATATTTTTTATATTGTCTCTGAAAGTCTGAGTGAATGGCATTTTGATCCTGAATTTGATGCTATTGGGCTAACTTCAGGACTCAAATCACTCCTTGATGGCAAACACGGCTTTAAAATTCAAAATTTTTTAGAAAATGCTCCTGGAACCATTAAAAGTCTTGATGTACAAATTACAGGACTTTTTCAGACTGATATCCCTATCAATACAATGATTGGTGACCTCCCATTATTTCCTACCGCTATTGCTGGGATAATGCAAAAACTAGGGTATGACACAAGGTTTTATTATGGGGGTTCAGGTATCTGGCAAAAGCTTGACAGATACACATCTGCAGAGGGTTTTAATAAAATTTTATACAACGCAAATATCTTGGATTATGCCAAAAATAAGCCTTATTTAAAACCTCTTGAAAATATATGGGGAGTTTATGATCACATTTTATTTGACTATATCATTCAAAACACTATGGATTCTAAGCATCCGACTTTCAATATGATAATGACCACCTCCAATCACCCCCCTTATGATGTCAATTTAAAAGCTTTTGGCGTTCCTTTAGAAAAAATCAAAAATTTTTTAAAAACACATTTCTTGAATAAGCAAAGATTCCAAGAAGCCGATGAAAATGTTTTAGGGCATATCTGGTGGTACGATAAACAAATCACGCACTTTATCAAAGAAGCCTCAAAGCTTTTTCCACAATCCTTATTTGTGATCACAGGAGATCACTTTGATAGAATGTATCCTTTGACAAAAAGAGATAATCGGATTATCAAATCCATTCCATTAATTCTCTACGCACCCTCCTTAACACCCAAACAAATATCTGATATCGGCTCTCATATCGATATAGCTCCTAGTATTGTTGAACTTGTCGCCCCAAAAGGCTTTCAATACGATAGCTTTGGCAAACCTCTTTTTACAAATAATCATACCCTTAAATTTAAAGATGATGGGTATGCATTAGGTTATTTTGCCATCGCTACAAATCGCTTTATTTATACCCCTGATTTTGGAATCCAATACCGTAATGCCCCCCCCCTCCCCAAAAAAATATAG
- a CDS encoding energy transducer TonB — protein MQDKNSDKRFIISLFISILIHLLIGIIIYGLNKLTYTQKPQLAKIDASNLLILKRGRSQDPSKQKPGAQPPSLAASGKLKPVSPTPPTPPMPASRPTPTPPNPNKPKQNDQKEKQSKIKQQKKQENSTSKALDKYQKDYIDPKNLSLLSKEQSLAFQSSSSSQSANTSEDNNKGMDTQTKKEIDELYGEEFGDLGEAEKDFIKNNLREIGRITQKYLEYPRTAAYLGQDGENAVEFYLHPNGDITDLKILKKSGYVILDQNTLKTIEIAYKDYPRPSVKTLIRIHVRYFMYR, from the coding sequence ATGCAAGATAAAAATTCCGATAAACGTTTTATCATTTCATTGTTTATTTCAATTCTGATTCATTTGTTGATTGGAATTATTATTTATGGTTTAAATAAACTTACCTACACGCAAAAACCCCAACTGGCAAAAATTGATGCAAGCAATCTTCTTATTCTAAAAAGAGGCCGCTCTCAAGATCCTTCAAAGCAAAAACCCGGAGCACAGCCCCCATCTTTGGCAGCAAGTGGTAAGTTAAAACCTGTTTCCCCAACACCTCCAACACCACCAATGCCTGCTTCCAGACCTACCCCAACACCACCAAATCCAAACAAACCTAAACAAAATGATCAAAAAGAAAAACAAAGCAAGATAAAACAACAAAAAAAACAAGAAAATTCTACAAGCAAAGCACTTGATAAGTATCAAAAAGATTATATTGATCCCAAAAATCTCTCTTTGCTTTCAAAAGAACAATCTTTGGCTTTTCAGTCCTCCTCTTCATCCCAAAGTGCAAATACTAGCGAAGATAACAATAAAGGAATGGATACTCAAACCAAAAAAGAAATTGATGAACTCTATGGGGAAGAATTTGGAGATTTGGGCGAAGCAGAAAAAGATTTTATCAAAAACAATCTACGCGAAATCGGAAGAATTACTCAAAAATACCTCGAATATCCAAGAACTGCAGCATATCTAGGACAAGATGGGGAAAACGCAGTTGAATTTTATCTCCATCCTAATGGGGATATTACCGACTTAAAAATTCTTAAAAAATCAGGCTATGTCATTTTGGATCAAAACACCCTAAAAACTATCGAAATTGCTTATAAAGACTATCCTCGACCTAGTGTAAAAACCCTCATTAGAATTCACGTTAGATACTTTATGTATAGATAG
- the mltG gene encoding endolytic transglycosylase MltG: MTKKIIRLSIFFDTILLIVVSIFFYLSIPIRSSSVIYMPQGSIKGIITYLSKNNFDINGFDRYILRVMGKPQSGWIDIRETELAKGDFLYRLTKSKAALKDITLIPGETMYFFIRDASNIFGLKESDLWEAYKRYAPFPDGVILPDTYKLPLGISANYLMQYLVARSMDKHKELAIKVLGRFDEKQWFRYITLASIVQKEAANKKEMPIVAAVIYNRIKIGMPLQMDGALNYGQYSHTKVTPERIKKDTTPYNTYKYRGIPPYPVGSVSMDAILAVINPADVKYLYFVKTKNGDHVFSSTYQQHLKNIR, encoded by the coding sequence ATGACAAAGAAGATAATAAGGCTCAGTATTTTTTTTGATACGATTTTACTCATAGTGGTGTCAATCTTTTTTTATTTAAGTATTCCCATACGTTCAAGTAGTGTGATCTATATGCCACAGGGGTCAATTAAAGGAATTATAACATATTTATCTAAAAATAACTTTGATATCAATGGTTTTGACAGGTATATTTTGCGCGTGATGGGGAAGCCTCAAAGCGGATGGATAGATATTCGAGAGACTGAGCTTGCTAAAGGAGATTTTTTATATCGTCTTACCAAGTCAAAAGCTGCGCTTAAGGATATCACTCTGATACCGGGTGAAACAATGTATTTTTTTATCCGTGATGCGAGCAATATTTTCGGATTGAAAGAATCTGATCTTTGGGAAGCTTACAAGCGATATGCACCTTTTCCCGATGGGGTTATTTTGCCCGATACTTATAAATTGCCTTTGGGTATCAGCGCAAATTATTTGATGCAATATTTGGTCGCGCGTTCTATGGATAAACATAAAGAATTGGCAATAAAAGTTTTGGGACGTTTTGATGAGAAGCAGTGGTTTCGTTACATTACGCTGGCTTCCATTGTGCAAAAAGAGGCTGCAAATAAGAAAGAAATGCCGATTGTAGCTGCAGTTATTTATAACAGGATAAAAATCGGTATGCCTCTGCAAATGGATGGAGCCTTAAATTACGGGCAATATTCGCATACAAAAGTAACGCCAGAGCGGATTAAAAAAGATACCACTCCCTACAATACTTATAAATATCGCGGGATTCCGCCATACCCAGTCGGGAGTGTGAGTATGGATGCGATTTTAGCCGTCATTAACCCTGCTGATGTAAAGTATCTGTATTTTGTTAAGACAAAAAATGGAGATCATGTTTTCAGCTCTACATACCAGCAGCATTTGAAGAATATCAGGTAA
- the fliN gene encoding flagellar motor switch protein FliN: MAKENPILDKQKIHSQKDIELATYLEDLMTNYEGLLDMEVAFMAELGSTKIPLREILKFEKGSIIDLQKPAGESVDTFVNGRVIGKGEVMVYEKNLAIRLNEILDSNAIVYYLTKDF; the protein is encoded by the coding sequence ATGGCAAAAGAAAACCCTATCTTAGACAAACAAAAGATACATTCTCAAAAAGATATTGAGCTTGCTACTTATCTTGAAGATTTAATGACTAATTATGAAGGTCTTCTTGATATGGAAGTTGCCTTTATGGCCGAATTAGGCTCGACCAAAATACCATTGAGAGAAATATTAAAGTTTGAAAAAGGTTCGATCATTGATTTGCAAAAACCTGCGGGCGAAAGTGTAGATACCTTTGTAAATGGCAGAGTCATAGGGAAAGGAGAAGTGATGGTATATGAGAAAAACCTTGCCATCAGATTAAATGAAATTTTAGATTCCAATGCGATTGTTTATTACTTGACCAAGGATTTCTAA
- a CDS encoding DUF3971 domain-containing protein, with product MSKIVSKKILSLIIFFVIIIILLFTGYKILSDGLYIQNIKIGKLNINELYLKLDNKLILDIGKLDISSYLNSKPKQPLDVEIFTENIKYGIWAISYFQRLGIKEIILDKNSKASIIYDGKQYKLEFPNIQANFAIQNNNKDISLKILNLIFKDMGIQTDGNIIYSTQTRKLGFNLAISPIQIKKDILYLQGITDLKKIELKAKTSEIKDIGFLQPFFDKIQNPELQEWIFEKIKFSSLQINSAKIQATLTKNHFLPTLIKNASIKISIKNPEIYLEKDLEPIRAKQTDIKIENQKIYIDPQAPIYDNINLEGSNVILSNLLDSPKLDLKIISKQTHYSQAIKNLLGIYHINLPLDNINSPLDTDINLSVQFLQNSEPILSVKGLISTQENNFLLYHIPLYVQKADVSLDITPEYKYVYINATHARYQNIADTDANITLNLGENNLHTDMNIHKLQISTNNDINTQPYQNPIDQQSQEQQDQVDQKISENKPVQTTQVDQKPFPTSQKSSPAALLKRKIIEAIKAQSEDKFTKDIFYADNQTLPTLSFDIDFSNPQSVLLNIPEFQVEGIIGENLYEFKANDLSQFYTYSPLMQYILIKNGNLDIKTKDFENIDFEIYLSDLNLPIYQKDGKQLNEISISGKINKDEVIASSSNQDLIAHIKGNKKSITFKNLNFNLDEFLKSDIPAVKEMFAQSPQTKLTQKQIEEETHFIREKQRYEQTHNIEPLITTIESDNTAITYKNYQIPLENINLMLRDGRISADGTYKNGIVSLDLAYGNILIRANNFSGDYINKVLKKNIVRGGLYTLIGAYRDDTFSGELKLQNTLFKNFAVLQNIINLIDTIPSLIVFKNPNLGTDGYEIQKGNIIFAINSKYIGIEHINLIGSSMDIDGNGVIELGSEEINMNLTISTIKNFTNIVNKIPVVGYLILGKEGKISTNVIINGTLENPKTEITLAEDAIKAPFNILRRVFTPIDIIVDEIKNEMKKE from the coding sequence ATGAGTAAAATCGTATCAAAAAAAATACTGAGCCTTATTATCTTCTTTGTCATCATTATCATACTTCTTTTTACAGGGTATAAAATTTTATCCGATGGTCTTTATATTCAAAATATCAAAATTGGCAAACTGAATATTAATGAATTGTATCTGAAACTAGACAATAAACTCATATTAGACATTGGCAAGCTTGATATTTCCTCTTATCTCAATTCCAAGCCCAAACAACCCTTAGACGTGGAAATCTTTACCGAAAATATAAAATATGGCATTTGGGCAATATCTTACTTCCAAAGATTGGGGATTAAAGAAATTATTCTAGATAAAAATAGCAAAGCCTCTATCATTTATGATGGCAAACAATACAAGTTAGAATTTCCAAATATTCAAGCTAATTTTGCCATTCAAAACAACAATAAAGACATATCCTTGAAAATCCTAAATTTGATTTTTAAGGATATGGGTATTCAAACCGATGGGAATATTATCTATTCGACCCAAACTAGAAAATTAGGATTCAATCTAGCTATTTCTCCAATTCAAATTAAAAAAGACATTCTTTATCTACAAGGAATCACTGATCTAAAAAAGATTGAACTCAAAGCTAAAACTTCAGAAATCAAAGACATTGGATTTTTACAACCCTTTTTTGATAAAATCCAAAATCCCGAACTGCAAGAATGGATTTTTGAAAAAATAAAATTTTCTAGTCTGCAAATCAATTCTGCAAAAATTCAAGCAACTTTAACAAAAAACCATTTTCTTCCAACCCTCATCAAAAACGCTAGTATCAAGATAAGCATAAAAAATCCTGAAATCTATCTAGAAAAAGATCTTGAACCTATTAGAGCAAAACAAACCGATATAAAAATAGAAAACCAAAAGATTTATATTGACCCTCAAGCTCCCATCTATGATAATATCAACTTGGAAGGATCGAATGTGATTCTTTCTAACTTGCTTGACTCCCCCAAATTGGACCTAAAAATCATTTCTAAGCAAACCCACTACAGCCAAGCTATCAAAAATTTGCTCGGAATTTACCATATCAATCTACCTTTAGATAATATCAACTCGCCTCTAGATACAGATATTAATCTTTCTGTCCAATTTTTGCAAAACTCAGAGCCAATTTTAAGTGTCAAAGGGCTAATTAGCACTCAAGAAAACAATTTCTTACTTTATCATATTCCTCTTTATGTACAAAAAGCCGATGTCTCACTAGACATTACTCCTGAATACAAATATGTCTATATCAACGCAACGCACGCAAGATATCAAAATATAGCCGATACGGATGCAAATATCACTCTTAATCTAGGAGAAAACAATCTACATACTGATATGAACATCCATAAACTCCAAATCAGTACAAATAATGACATCAATACGCAACCCTATCAAAACCCTATCGATCAACAATCTCAAGAACAACAAGACCAAGTCGATCAAAAAATTTCTGAAAACAAACCTGTTCAAACCACTCAAGTCGATCAAAAACCATTCCCTACCTCGCAAAAAAGCTCTCCTGCAGCTCTCCTTAAGAGAAAAATTATCGAAGCCATCAAGGCTCAATCCGAAGATAAATTTACAAAAGATATTTTTTATGCAGACAATCAAACATTGCCAACACTCTCTTTTGATATTGACTTCTCAAATCCTCAATCAGTTCTTTTAAATATTCCCGAATTTCAAGTTGAAGGGATTATAGGTGAAAATCTTTATGAGTTTAAAGCAAACGACTTGAGTCAGTTTTATACCTATTCACCTTTGATGCAATATATCTTGATTAAAAATGGGAATCTCGACATAAAAACAAAAGATTTTGAAAATATTGATTTTGAAATCTACCTCTCAGATTTAAATCTTCCTATATATCAAAAAGACGGCAAACAACTCAATGAAATTTCAATTTCAGGAAAAATCAATAAAGATGAAGTAATAGCTTCCTCTTCAAATCAAGACCTCATCGCACATATCAAAGGCAATAAAAAAAGTATTACTTTCAAAAATCTTAACTTCAACTTAGATGAATTTCTCAAAAGCGACATACCTGCAGTCAAGGAAATGTTTGCCCAATCTCCCCAAACTAAACTCACACAAAAACAAATTGAAGAAGAAACTCATTTCATACGAGAAAAACAAAGATACGAACAAACCCATAACATTGAACCTCTGATAACAACTATCGAATCAGATAACACTGCCATCACATATAAAAACTATCAAATCCCTCTAGAAAATATCAATTTAATGTTGCGCGATGGAAGAATATCTGCTGATGGTACCTATAAAAACGGGATAGTCAGTCTTGACCTCGCATATGGAAATATCCTAATCAGGGCAAATAATTTTAGTGGTGATTACATCAATAAAGTCCTGAAAAAAAATATTGTCAGAGGCGGACTTTATACCCTAATAGGAGCCTATAGGGATGACACTTTTAGTGGCGAGCTCAAACTACAAAATACACTTTTTAAAAATTTTGCAGTTTTACAAAATATCATCAACCTGATTGATACTATTCCCTCCTTGATTGTATTTAAAAACCCCAATCTAGGAACTGATGGCTATGAGATTCAAAAAGGAAATATCATTTTTGCCATCAATTCAAAATATATCGGCATTGAACACATCAATCTGATTGGAAGCTCAATGGATATTGATGGGAATGGCGTCATTGAATTGGGTTCAGAAGAAATCAATATGAATCTTACAATATCTACAATCAAAAATTTTACCAACATTGTCAATAAAATACCCGTCGTGGGTTACCTGATACTCGGAAAAGAAGGGAAAATCTCCACAAACGTCATTATAAATGGCACACTAGAAAATCCAAAAACAGAAATTACCCTTGCTGAAGATGCAATTAAAGCTCCATTTAACATATTAAGAAGAGTCTTTACCCCTATCGACATCATTGTCGATGAGATAAAAAATGAAATGAAAAAAGAATAA
- the nth gene encoding endonuclease III translates to MTKKQRALEIKKRFLKHYQNPKTELKYRNIYELLVSVILSAQCTDKRVNLVTPALFAKYPSPSMLAKANVEEVKEIIKSVSYFNNKAQNLVKMANQIIENFEGKVPTTQEELKSLAGVGQKTANVVLIEYFEANYMAVDTHVFRTSHRLGLSKAKTAIQTEEDLTKLFKTDLSILHQAFVLFGRYTCKAQKPECENCFVKDFCTSKSNFKPA, encoded by the coding sequence ATGACAAAAAAACAAAGAGCTTTAGAAATTAAAAAACGATTTTTAAAGCATTATCAAAATCCAAAAACTGAACTCAAATACCGCAATATTTACGAATTATTGGTTTCAGTGATTCTCTCTGCACAATGCACTGACAAGAGGGTTAATCTTGTAACGCCTGCACTTTTTGCAAAATACCCTTCTCCTTCTATGCTTGCAAAAGCTAATGTTGAAGAAGTCAAAGAAATCATCAAGTCTGTTTCTTACTTTAACAATAAAGCTCAAAATCTCGTCAAAATGGCTAACCAAATCATAGAAAATTTTGAGGGAAAAGTTCCTACTACGCAAGAAGAATTAAAATCACTTGCAGGCGTCGGACAAAAAACTGCCAATGTAGTTTTAATTGAATATTTTGAAGCCAATTATATGGCTGTGGATACTCACGTATTCCGAACATCTCACAGATTGGGATTGAGTAAAGCAAAAACAGCCATTCAGACCGAAGAAGATTTGACAAAACTTTTTAAAACAGATTTAAGTATTCTCCATCAGGCATTCGTTCTATTTGGCAGATATACCTGCAAAGCTCAAAAGCCTGAATGTGAAAATTGTTTTGTAAAAGATTTTTGCACCTCAAAAAGCAATTTCAAACCGGCATAA